The [Actinobacillus] rossii genome contains a region encoding:
- the metI_2 gene encoding cystathionine gamma-synthase, whose translation MTQEYSLDTLLAQAGNRTDSRTGAVSTPIFLSTAYGHHGIGESTGFDYTRTKNPTRVVLEETMAKLDGGDAAFAFASGMAAIQVLMTLFTAPDEWIVSSDVYGGTYRLLDFLYKNNNSIKPVYVNTASVEAIEAAITPNTKAIFVETPSNPLMQECDVAAISKVAKKHNLLLIVDNTFLTPVLFKPMEQGADITIYSATKYIAGHNDVLAGIVVAKGKELCERLFYIQNGAGAVLAPFDSWLTIRGLKTLSLRMKRHQENAREIAQFLSEQPQVKDVLYANKGGMLSFRLQDENWVNPFLKAIKLITFAESLGGTESFITYPSTQTHMDIPEAERIARGVTNDLLRFSVGLEDAEDIKADLLQAFAQLK comes from the coding sequence ATGACACAAGAATATTCATTAGACACATTATTGGCTCAGGCAGGGAATCGCACGGATTCACGTACTGGCGCAGTATCAACGCCAATTTTTCTTTCAACTGCTTATGGTCACCACGGTATTGGTGAAAGTACCGGTTTTGATTATACTCGTACTAAAAACCCAACCCGTGTTGTGCTAGAAGAGACTATGGCTAAATTAGATGGTGGTGATGCGGCATTTGCTTTTGCTTCAGGAATGGCGGCAATTCAAGTTTTAATGACATTATTTACTGCACCTGATGAATGGATTGTATCGAGTGATGTGTATGGTGGCACTTATCGTTTACTAGATTTTTTATATAAAAATAATAATAGCATCAAACCTGTTTATGTAAATACTGCATCCGTTGAAGCCATTGAAGCGGCAATTACACCGAATACGAAAGCAATTTTTGTTGAAACTCCATCAAATCCTTTGATGCAAGAATGTGATGTGGCAGCGATTTCAAAAGTTGCGAAAAAACATAATTTATTGCTTATCGTGGATAATACTTTCTTAACACCCGTATTATTTAAACCAATGGAGCAGGGCGCAGATATTACGATTTATAGCGCGACGAAATACATTGCCGGTCATAATGACGTATTGGCTGGTATTGTGGTTGCAAAAGGCAAAGAATTATGCGAGCGTTTGTTCTATATTCAAAATGGCGCCGGTGCAGTATTGGCACCGTTTGATTCTTGGTTAACTATTCGTGGTTTAAAAACTCTTTCTTTACGTATGAAACGTCACCAAGAAAATGCACGCGAAATAGCTCAATTCTTAAGTGAACAACCGCAAGTGAAAGATGTGCTTTACGCCAATAAAGGTGGGATGTTATCGTTCCGTTTGCAAGATGAAAACTGGGTCAATCCGTTCTTAAAAGCCATTAAGTTGATTACTTTTGCAGAAAGTTTGGGCGGTACAGAAAGTTTTATTACTTATCCGTCAACACAAACTCATATGGATATCCCAGAAGCCGAGCGTATTGCTCGTGGTGTAACAAACGATCTTCTTCGTTTTTCAGTCGGATTAGAAGATGCAGAAGATATTAAAGCTGATTTATTACAAGCGTTTGCTCAATTGAAATAA
- the trxA gene encoding thioredoxin — protein sequence MAEVFHATDASFEADVLNAGVPVLLDFWAPWCGPCRMVGPILEELAAEYGDKVKIVKMNIDENQGTPAQFGVRSIPTLLLFKEGKVVGTQVGALPKGQLANFVNQAL from the coding sequence ATGGCAGAAGTATTTCATGCAACTGATGCATCATTTGAAGCTGATGTATTGAACGCAGGCGTTCCTGTGTTATTAGATTTTTGGGCGCCATGGTGTGGTCCTTGTCGTATGGTAGGACCGATTTTGGAAGAGCTTGCGGCTGAATATGGTGACAAAGTAAAAATTGTTAAAATGAACATTGACGAAAACCAAGGTACACCAGCGCAATTTGGCGTACGCAGTATTCCGACTTTATTACTTTTCAAAGAAGGTAAAGTTGTGGGGACTCAAGTAGGCGCATTACCGAAAGGTCAACTAGCAAACTTTGTGAATCAAGCACTTTAA
- the hflC_1 gene encoding HflC protein, which yields MRRFLTPIIIIIALVIYSSIVVVQEGSRGIMMRFGKVQRDSDNKVKVYEPGLHLKLPILDSLTLLDARIQTLDGKADRFVTVEKKDLLVDSYVKWKISDFGRFYTATGGGDKNLAANLLQRKVGDRLRSEIGTRTIKDIVSGTRGELMEGAKKSLNSGEDSTAELGIEVVDVRIKQINLPDEVSSSIYQRMRAERDAVAREHRSQGKEKAAFIQADVDRKVTLITANANKTAQQLRGEGDAAAAKLYSAAFGQEPEFYSFVRSLKAYQTSFAGSDNMMLLKPDSDFFRFMQAPKK from the coding sequence ATGCGTAGATTCTTAACGCCAATTATCATCATCATTGCATTGGTCATTTATTCAAGTATTGTCGTTGTACAAGAAGGTTCCCGCGGTATTATGATGCGCTTTGGTAAAGTGCAACGTGATAGCGATAACAAGGTGAAAGTTTACGAACCGGGGCTACATCTTAAATTACCTATCCTAGATAGTCTCACTTTACTTGACGCCCGTATTCAAACACTTGACGGAAAAGCAGACCGCTTTGTAACAGTGGAGAAAAAAGATTTACTCGTCGATTCTTACGTTAAATGGAAAATTAGCGATTTTGGCCGTTTCTACACAGCCACAGGCGGTGGAGACAAAAATCTTGCGGCGAATTTATTGCAACGTAAAGTCGGTGACCGTTTACGTTCTGAAATTGGTACACGTACGATTAAAGATATTGTGTCTGGCACACGTGGCGAATTAATGGAAGGGGCAAAAAAATCGCTTAATTCTGGTGAAGACAGCACCGCTGAACTCGGTATTGAAGTTGTTGATGTTCGTATTAAGCAAATTAATTTGCCTGATGAAGTATCTTCTTCTATTTATCAACGTATGCGTGCAGAACGTGATGCTGTCGCACGTGAACACCGTTCCCAAGGTAAAGAAAAGGCCGCATTTATTCAAGCCGATGTCGATCGTAAAGTCACATTAATTACGGCCAATGCGAATAAAACAGCACAACAATTACGTGGTGAGGGCGATGCCGCAGCGGCTAAACTATATAGTGCAGCATTTGGACAAGAGCCGGAATTCTATAGTTTTGTTCGTAGCCTAAAAGCTTACCAAACCAGTTTTGCAGGTTCTGATAATATGATGTTACTTAAACCCGATAGTGATTTCTTCCGCTTTATGCAAGCGCCAAAGAAATAA
- the hflK gene encoding HflK protein codes for MAQDQDPWAAPGKGSQPSNNKPAHEPNVQEPKQNDEQSPPDLEEAFSNLLKKLGGNKSGSSKNSNSNNTPIQFGKMLPIAALLGIAIWGASGFYTIKEAERGVVTRFGQLHAIVQPGLNWKPTFIDKVMPVNVEQVRDLKTQGAMLTQDENMVRVELTVQYRVSDPAKYMFSVTNADDSLAQATDSALRYVIGHMTMDNILTKERAVVRDNTWKALNEIIKSYDMGLNIIDVNFQSARPPEEVKDAFDDAIKAQEDEQRYIREAEAYAREREPIARGNAQRIIEEATAYKDQIVLDAQGEVERFQRLLPEFKANPAVLKERLYIETMESVMAKTPKVMMDNGSSMTVLPLDQLLRNNASQTATQTSSISSQSAVNAQPVLTQPTKPAQIPSSVERQGRFN; via the coding sequence ATGGCACAGGATCAAGATCCTTGGGCGGCACCTGGCAAAGGCAGCCAGCCGTCTAACAACAAACCGGCTCATGAACCCAATGTTCAAGAGCCAAAACAAAATGATGAACAATCGCCACCCGATTTAGAAGAAGCATTTTCTAATCTATTAAAAAAATTAGGCGGTAATAAATCCGGGTCAAGTAAAAATAGTAACAGCAATAATACACCGATTCAGTTTGGTAAAATGTTGCCAATCGCCGCATTGCTAGGTATCGCCATTTGGGGCGCAAGTGGTTTTTATACAATCAAAGAAGCTGAACGTGGTGTCGTGACGCGTTTTGGTCAGCTTCACGCTATTGTTCAACCCGGTTTAAATTGGAAACCCACATTTATTGATAAAGTTATGCCGGTCAATGTGGAGCAAGTGCGTGATCTCAAAACTCAAGGCGCCATGTTAACTCAAGATGAAAACATGGTAAGAGTAGAATTGACTGTGCAATATCGCGTATCTGATCCGGCTAAATATATGTTTAGCGTGACCAATGCGGATGACAGCCTTGCTCAAGCAACTGACAGTGCCTTACGTTATGTGATTGGCCATATGACAATGGATAATATTTTAACCAAAGAACGTGCCGTCGTGCGTGATAATACCTGGAAAGCCTTAAATGAAATTATTAAGTCTTACGATATGGGCTTAAATATCATTGATGTGAACTTCCAATCTGCTCGTCCACCTGAAGAAGTCAAAGATGCCTTTGATGATGCGATTAAAGCGCAAGAAGATGAACAACGTTATATTCGTGAAGCAGAAGCGTATGCACGTGAACGTGAGCCGATTGCACGTGGTAACGCACAACGCATCATCGAAGAAGCGACAGCTTACAAAGATCAAATTGTATTAGATGCACAAGGGGAAGTGGAGCGTTTCCAACGTTTATTGCCTGAATTTAAAGCAAATCCAGCGGTATTAAAAGAGCGCTTATATATTGAAACGATGGAAAGTGTGATGGCAAAAACACCAAAAGTGATGATGGATAACGGCAGCAGTATGACAGTATTGCCATTAGATCAACTTTTACGTAACAACGCGTCACAAACAGCGACACAAACATCGTCAATATCATCACAAAGTGCGGTCAACGCTCAGCCTGTTCTCACACAGCCTACAAAACCCGCACAGATACCGTCATCAGTAGAACGCCAAGGGAGATTTAACTAA
- the fbp gene encoding fructose-1,6-bisphosphatase: MKTLDEFIVEKQMEFPHAKGALTGILSSIRLVAKIIHRDINRAGLTTDILGLAGNENIQGENQMKLDVFANETMKRALMAREEVAGFASEEEDTFVAFDTERGRNAKYVILTDPLDGSSNIDVNVAVGTIFSIYRRVSPIGTPVTLEDFMQPGHRQVAAGYVVYGSSTMLVYTTGNGVHGFTYDPSLGVFCLSHENMKIPSTGKIYSINEGQYLKFPMGVKKYIKYCQEEDPATNRPYTSRYIGSLVSDFHRNMLKGGIYIYPSATNYPNGKLRLLYEGNPMAFLAEQSGGLASDGYNRILDIIPTALHQRVPLFIGSKEMVEKAQDFMNEFKDL; the protein is encoded by the coding sequence ATGAAAACTCTCGACGAATTTATCGTAGAAAAACAAATGGAATTTCCCCATGCTAAAGGGGCATTGACGGGGATTTTGTCATCTATTCGATTAGTCGCAAAGATTATTCATCGCGATATTAATCGCGCAGGATTAACTACGGATATTTTGGGTTTAGCGGGCAATGAAAACATACAAGGTGAAAATCAAATGAAGTTAGATGTTTTCGCCAATGAAACCATGAAACGTGCATTAATGGCTCGTGAAGAAGTTGCCGGTTTTGCTTCAGAAGAGGAAGATACGTTTGTTGCTTTTGATACGGAACGCGGTCGTAATGCTAAATACGTTATTTTAACGGATCCACTCGATGGTTCATCAAATATTGACGTCAATGTTGCTGTAGGAACTATTTTCTCCATTTATCGTCGTGTTTCACCAATAGGTACACCCGTTACTCTCGAAGATTTTATGCAACCAGGTCATAGACAAGTTGCTGCAGGTTATGTCGTTTATGGATCATCTACTATGCTGGTTTATACCACTGGTAATGGTGTTCATGGTTTTACTTATGATCCATCACTCGGTGTATTCTGTTTATCTCACGAAAATATGAAAATCCCATCAACCGGAAAAATCTATTCCATCAATGAAGGGCAATATCTAAAATTCCCAATGGGCGTGAAAAAATACATTAAATATTGTCAAGAAGAAGATCCAGCAACAAATCGTCCTTATACCTCTCGTTACATTGGTTCACTTGTTTCAGATTTTCATCGTAATATGCTAAAAGGTGGCATTTATATTTATCCAAGCGCAACAAACTATCCTAATGGCAAATTGCGTTTATTATACGAAGGAAATCCAATGGCATTTTTAGCTGAACAATCAGGTGGACTGGCTAGTGATGGATATAATCGAATTTTAGACATTATTCCGACCGCGCTTCATCAACGTGTACCATTATTTATCGGTTCCAAAGAAATGGTTGAAAAAGCGCAAGACTTTATGAATGAGTTTAAAGATTTGTAA
- the mpl gene encoding UDP-N-acetylmuramate:L-alanyl-gamma-D-glutamyl-meso-diaminopimelate ligase: protein MNNKHIHILGVCGTFMGGVAIIAKQLGYHVTGSDTNVYPPMSTFLEDSGIEIIPNFDVEQLQPAPDIVIVGNAMKRGNPCVEYILENNLPYTSGPQWLHDNLLRHRWVFAVSGTHGKTTTTGMLTWILEQNGLEPGFLIGGISGNFGVSSRLGNSKYFVIEADEYDTAFFDKRSKFVHYNPKTLIINNIGFDHADIFDDIRAIQRQFHHMIRTMPQSGLILSAASETTAKETLEMGCWSEQQFLGENHEWFAERITNDCSQFSVYHHGQKVTEVHWNIVGQHNMHNALMAIAAAHHAGISIENAAHALSTFINAKRRLEIKGEINGITVYDDFAHHPAEIQATLTALRDKVGGGVRILAVLEPRSNTMKMGHHKDEIAPALVRADHVFLLQPDNIPWEVAEIATKCIQPTNWSADIDKLVDMVVKEAQPKDHILVMSNGSFGGIHQKLLEKLANK, encoded by the coding sequence ATGAACAATAAACATATTCATATCTTAGGTGTCTGCGGCACATTTATGGGCGGTGTAGCAATTATTGCAAAACAACTTGGTTATCATGTGACTGGATCTGATACCAATGTATATCCGCCAATGTCTACATTTTTAGAAGACAGTGGCATTGAAATTATTCCTAATTTTGATGTTGAACAGCTTCAACCTGCGCCAGACATCGTGATTGTTGGTAATGCAATGAAACGTGGCAATCCTTGTGTTGAATATATACTTGAAAATAATTTACCTTATACGTCAGGTCCACAATGGCTTCATGATAATTTATTACGCCATCGTTGGGTTTTTGCTGTTTCTGGAACCCATGGCAAAACGACAACTACGGGAATGCTTACTTGGATTTTAGAACAAAATGGATTGGAGCCGGGTTTCTTGATTGGTGGCATTTCAGGAAATTTTGGTGTCTCATCCCGATTAGGAAATAGCAAATATTTTGTCATTGAAGCAGATGAGTATGATACGGCTTTCTTTGATAAACGTTCAAAATTTGTGCACTACAACCCAAAAACGTTAATTATTAATAATATTGGTTTTGATCATGCAGATATTTTTGATGACATTCGCGCTATTCAACGTCAATTTCACCATATGATCCGTACCATGCCACAGAGTGGTTTGATTTTATCGGCCGCATCTGAAACGACAGCGAAAGAGACACTTGAAATGGGTTGTTGGTCGGAACAACAATTTTTGGGAGAAAATCATGAATGGTTTGCAGAACGTATCACAAATGATTGTAGTCAATTTTCTGTCTATCACCATGGTCAAAAAGTGACAGAAGTACATTGGAATATCGTAGGTCAACATAATATGCATAATGCATTGATGGCGATTGCTGCAGCACATCATGCAGGTATTTCTATTGAAAATGCAGCCCATGCACTTTCGACTTTTATCAATGCGAAACGTCGTCTAGAAATTAAAGGCGAGATAAACGGTATTACTGTGTATGACGATTTTGCGCATCACCCTGCAGAAATTCAGGCTACATTGACCGCACTTCGAGACAAAGTTGGTGGGGGAGTGCGAATTTTAGCTGTGCTTGAACCTCGCTCGAATACGATGAAAATGGGGCACCATAAAGATGAAATTGCGCCTGCTTTAGTGAGAGCAGACCATGTATTTTTATTGCAACCTGATAATATTCCATGGGAAGTGGCAGAAATTGCGACTAAGTGTATTCAGCCAACCAATTGGAGTGCTGATATAGATAAATTAGTTGATATGGTGGTCAAAGAAGCTCAACCTAAGGATCATATATTAGTGATGTCTAATGGTAGTTTTGGTGGAATTCACCAAAAATTATTGGAAAAATTAGCGAATAAATAA
- the arcB_1 gene encoding integral membrane sensor hybrid histidine kinase: MKNIRYFAQKYIDWVIKLGRLKFSLLGFIILAILALCTHILLSSIIVGEIHWQSLIYSISFGLISAPFVIYFFTLLVEKLELSRLSLSKSVAKLRQEIQERIIAEQRLAQANQDKTTLMATISHELRTPLNGIVGLSRMLLETNLTDEQRNYLKTISFSAVSLGHIFNDIIDLDKIDAKRIELYQQQTDFHALIDNIANIGQFMATQKKLTFHLKCGQNLPHFLMLDETRLSQILWNLLSNAVKFTGQGEIILDIQRVSQNQYQFSVTDSGQGIPESDIENIFEMYYQVEKSQHKPAGSGIGLAISKTIAKLMNGSLTVTTQLGKGSTFTLLIQAEEIQVSLNKNTLDSVELDLNVLLVEDIELNIVVAKSVLEKLGCHVDVAMTGKLAIEQFDSKSYDLVFLDIQLPDMTGFAIAQYLRQRYEDGVYSYLPPLIALTANVMQSKSDYLVQGMDDVLAKPLDVNALTHCLNQYFPDYFDSHSLEFPQSAVNFSHEFDREPEIVDYQFVRELVDLISVQTYLSNLATFRTAICNNDLDLHKKYNAYLNNLISQSELISTAHKLKGAAGSLGLKAIQKLAACIQNPDLPDWADQLNVWMTELDNIETPSISALDSWLTEFNQYLHKKGQ, from the coding sequence ATGAAGAATATTCGTTATTTTGCACAAAAATATATTGATTGGGTTATTAAATTAGGTAGACTCAAATTCTCTCTTCTTGGTTTTATTATTTTAGCCATTCTAGCTCTGTGTACGCATATTCTACTCAGTTCCATTATTGTTGGTGAAATTCATTGGCAAAGCCTAATTTATTCTATTTCTTTCGGTTTAATTTCTGCCCCTTTCGTTATCTATTTTTTCACATTATTAGTTGAAAAGTTAGAGCTTTCCCGTTTAAGTCTTTCTAAATCAGTAGCCAAACTCCGCCAAGAGATACAAGAACGCATCATTGCGGAACAGCGTTTAGCACAAGCAAATCAAGATAAAACAACATTGATGGCAACGATTAGCCACGAACTACGAACACCATTGAATGGTATTGTAGGTTTAAGCCGTATGTTACTTGAAACGAATTTAACCGATGAGCAACGAAATTATTTGAAAACCATTAGTTTTAGTGCGGTATCTTTGGGGCACATTTTTAATGATATTATTGATCTTGATAAAATCGATGCAAAACGAATAGAGCTCTATCAACAGCAAACAGATTTTCATGCACTGATTGACAATATAGCAAATATCGGTCAGTTTATGGCCACACAGAAAAAACTTACCTTCCACTTAAAGTGCGGTCAAAATTTACCGCATTTTTTAATGCTAGACGAGACTCGATTAAGTCAAATATTATGGAATTTATTGAGCAACGCCGTTAAATTTACCGGTCAAGGTGAAATAATTCTTGATATTCAGCGTGTATCTCAAAATCAATATCAATTTTCTGTCACTGATTCAGGTCAGGGGATTCCAGAATCTGATATAGAAAATATTTTTGAAATGTATTATCAAGTGGAAAAGAGTCAGCATAAACCAGCAGGCAGTGGTATTGGATTAGCTATTTCTAAAACAATTGCAAAGTTGATGAATGGCAGTTTAACTGTTACGACACAATTAGGTAAAGGGTCTACGTTTACATTGCTTATTCAAGCAGAAGAAATACAAGTTTCACTTAATAAGAATACACTCGATTCAGTGGAGTTAGATCTCAATGTATTATTAGTTGAAGATATTGAGCTAAACATTGTCGTGGCTAAATCAGTCCTTGAAAAATTGGGTTGTCATGTTGATGTGGCGATGACGGGGAAATTAGCAATAGAACAATTTGACAGTAAATCTTACGATTTAGTGTTTTTAGATATTCAACTTCCAGATATGACGGGGTTTGCCATTGCACAATATCTTCGCCAGCGATATGAAGATGGCGTTTATAGCTATCTGCCCCCATTGATTGCACTTACAGCGAATGTAATGCAAAGCAAATCAGACTATTTAGTACAAGGAATGGATGATGTTTTAGCTAAACCATTAGATGTTAATGCGTTAACGCATTGTTTGAATCAATATTTTCCTGATTATTTTGATTCCCATTCACTTGAATTTCCACAAAGTGCGGTTAATTTTAGTCATGAATTTGATAGAGAGCCTGAAATAGTCGATTATCAATTTGTACGGGAACTGGTAGATTTAATTTCAGTACAAACTTATCTTAGCAATCTTGCTACGTTTCGTACTGCGATTTGTAACAATGACTTAGATTTGCACAAGAAATATAATGCTTATCTCAATAATTTGATTTCACAATCAGAGTTAATCTCTACTGCACATAAATTGAAAGGTGCTGCAGGCAGTTTAGGTTTAAAAGCAATTCAGAAATTAGCTGCTTGTATTCAAAATCCTGATTTACCCGATTGGGCAGATCAATTGAACGTATGGATGACAGAATTAGATAACATAGAAACGCCAAGTATTTCTGCTTTAGACAGCTGGCTGACAGAATTTAATCAGTACTTACATAAAAAGGGGCAATAA
- the suhB gene encoding inositol-phosphate phosphatase has protein sequence MLTDFYVGFAYIVLFTIYLMDILFMNPMLNIAIRAARKAGNVIAKSYERLDSIQTSEKGNNDFVTNVDKAAEVAIIETIRASYPDHTIIAEESGALEGKDKDIQWVIDPLDGTTNFIKGFPHFSVSIAIRVKGRTEVGVVYDPITNELFTGVRGKGAKFNDVRLRITEKRDLQGCIVATGFPFKQPKLMAPQFAMMAAIAEDAADFRRTGSAALDLCYVAAGRVDAYFEMGLKPWDMAAGELIAREAGALVCDFNGGHDFLKDGHIVVATPRVVKEMLNKIQPHYNL, from the coding sequence ATGCTTACCGATTTCTATGTAGGCTTTGCTTATATTGTTCTTTTCACAATCTATCTCATGGACATATTATTTATGAACCCAATGTTAAATATCGCTATTCGTGCCGCACGAAAAGCTGGCAATGTCATTGCCAAAAGTTATGAACGTCTTGATAGTATTCAGACATCAGAAAAAGGTAATAATGACTTTGTTACCAATGTAGATAAAGCCGCCGAAGTTGCTATCATTGAAACAATTCGCGCCTCTTATCCTGATCACACAATTATTGCTGAAGAAAGTGGTGCGCTGGAAGGCAAAGATAAGGATATTCAATGGGTTATTGATCCATTAGATGGCACAACAAACTTTATCAAAGGTTTTCCACATTTTTCAGTCTCTATTGCTATCCGCGTAAAAGGTCGTACCGAAGTGGGCGTCGTTTATGATCCAATTACCAATGAGTTATTCACTGGTGTACGTGGTAAAGGCGCAAAATTTAATGATGTTCGTTTGCGTATAACTGAAAAACGTGATCTACAAGGTTGTATTGTCGCAACAGGTTTTCCATTTAAACAGCCTAAATTAATGGCGCCACAATTTGCTATGATGGCCGCTATAGCTGAAGATGCTGCGGATTTTCGTCGTACAGGTTCTGCAGCGTTAGATTTATGTTATGTTGCAGCTGGGCGCGTAGATGCTTACTTTGAGATGGGTTTAAAACCTTGGGATATGGCGGCTGGTGAGCTTATCGCACGTGAAGCTGGGGCATTAGTGTGTGATTTCAACGGTGGTCATGACTTTTTAAAAGATGGCCATATTGTGGTTGCCACACCACGCGTAGTAAAAGAAATGCTAAATAAAATCCAACCACACTACAATCTGTAA
- a CDS encoding RNA methyltransferase, which yields MLNNIKVVLVETSHSGNIGSAARAMKTMGLTKLYLVAPKHGIDEQAIALAAGADDVVKQAKIVPHFDDAIADCSLVIGTSARLRHLQNTLIEPRECGEKVIQMAKCGQIALVFGRERVGLTNEELLKCHYHLTIPANPDYSSLNLAMAVQLVCYELRMAFLHQQSLPVSTIDNVDTLATAQELEYFYQHTEQLYTKLKFIHNQGVMQKLRRLYHRAQVEKNELNILRGMLSAVEKSLK from the coding sequence ATGTTAAATAATATCAAGGTTGTGCTAGTTGAAACGTCACATTCGGGGAATATTGGTTCTGCTGCACGAGCGATGAAAACGATGGGGTTAACAAAGTTATATTTAGTTGCTCCAAAGCACGGAATTGATGAACAGGCAATCGCGTTAGCTGCAGGTGCTGATGATGTAGTAAAACAGGCTAAAATTGTACCGCACTTTGATGATGCAATTGCTGATTGTTCTTTAGTGATTGGCACTAGCGCGCGTTTGCGTCATTTACAAAATACGCTAATTGAGCCAAGAGAATGTGGTGAAAAAGTCATTCAGATGGCAAAGTGTGGTCAAATTGCCCTTGTTTTTGGGCGTGAACGCGTGGGTTTAACGAATGAAGAATTATTAAAATGCCATTATCATCTTACTATTCCTGCTAATCCCGATTATTCTTCGTTGAATTTAGCGATGGCGGTTCAATTAGTTTGTTATGAACTAAGAATGGCATTTTTACATCAGCAAAGTTTGCCTGTTTCAACAATAGATAATGTCGATACATTAGCAACAGCACAGGAATTAGAATATTTCTATCAACATACTGAACAACTTTATACAAAGCTTAAATTTATTCATAATCAAGGTGTTATGCAAAAATTGAGACGGCTTTATCATCGCGCTCAAGTAGAAAAAAATGAACTTAATATTTTACGTGGTATGTTAAGTGCGGTTGAAAAATCCTTAAAATAA
- the iscR gene encoding BadM/Rrf2 family transcriptional regulator, whose protein sequence is MKLTSKGRYAVTAILDIALFGANGPVTLAEISERQSISLSYLEQLFAKLRRHGLVKSVRGPGGGYRLGYATSEISIGMVINAVNEKIAVTKCLGRGNCQNGQECLTHHLWDELSARIETFLDEITLAELVDKHQDRLEHQSHADFKDLLVVNS, encoded by the coding sequence ATGAAATTAACTTCAAAGGGACGTTATGCGGTAACTGCAATTTTAGACATTGCACTATTCGGCGCGAATGGTCCAGTGACGTTAGCAGAAATCTCTGAGCGACAAAGTATTTCTTTGTCGTATTTAGAGCAATTATTTGCAAAATTACGTCGTCATGGCTTAGTCAAAAGTGTACGAGGTCCAGGTGGTGGTTATCGTTTAGGCTACGCAACCAGCGAGATTTCTATTGGTATGGTTATTAATGCCGTTAATGAGAAAATTGCGGTTACCAAATGCCTTGGAAGAGGAAATTGTCAAAATGGACAAGAGTGTTTAACTCACCATTTGTGGGATGAATTGAGTGCGCGTATTGAAACATTCTTAGACGAAATCACCTTGGCAGAGCTTGTAGATAAACATCAAGATCGTCTAGAACATCAAAGCCATGCGGATTTTAAAGATTTATTAGTTGTGAATAGTTAA